AAATAAGGCAAAAGCAACTAATGCGGCTGATCCAATAGCAAATCCTTTTCCAATAGCTGCTGTTGTATTTCCTGCTGCATCAAGGATATCAGTTTTTTCTCTAACTTCAGATGGTAAACCAGCCATTTCTGCAATACCACCAGCATTATCTGATATTGGTCCATAAGCATCAATAGTTAAGCAAATACATAATGTACTTAACATACCTACTGCAGCTAATGCTACTCCATAAACTTCACAGAAAATATAGGAAACACCAAGTGCACCActtaaacaaataattgGAATAAATGTACTTTTATATCCGAGTGATAAACCATAAATAATTCCTGTTGCGGctgatattttttgtgtatttGCAATTTCTTGAACTGgtttaaatgaatatgagGTATAAAATTCTGTAGTAAGTCCAATTATTAATCCAGACCATAAACCAACTATAGCTGGAACTATAATTTTCCAGTTAGGtatatcttttaatatgtcatattttaaaactgGTGGTAAATAATAGTGTCCTACTGCAGCAGTAGTTACTGATTGGAGTATAgttgatataaataataaatattttaatgttCTTTCAACTCCTCTTTTTCCAGTAACCCTAACGAATGATGttaccaaaaaaaatgtaaccATACTACTAATAATACTAGCGctagaaaaaaacaatggaAACATAAcacaaaaatttttattaaagcGTCCTGAATTCTCTGGTAAAGCTAATACTGATGATCCTATAACTAATGATGCGCATAAACTTTCTGCTAATGAACCAAATAAATCAGCACCCATACCAGCCATATCACCAACATTATCTCCAACATTATCTGCTATACATGCAGGGTTTCTAATATCATCTTCTGGTATAccatattcattttttcctGACAAATCTGCTCCGACATCAGCGGCCTTAGTGTATATACCACCACCAACTCttgaaaataaagcaaTTGATGAACCTCCTAAACCAAATCCAGCAATAGCTTTATACAAAGCTGTTTCATCAGCGAActgaaaatatgttttatatgcaaaaaTCAATCCTCCTAATGATATTATACTAAGAGAAACTAATGAAAATCCCATAACTGTTCCTGCATGTAAAGTAACTTTGAATCCTCTATCTAAACTCTCCCATGTTTCACTTGCAGTCCTAACGTTAGCATAAACGGCAATCTTCATACCAATATAACCACATATTATAGATGTTATACATCCTACGGCAAAACTTATAGCGGTATAGTAATTAATAAACCAATACAATAATCCAGAAAATAACATCATAAAAACTATTAAATATTGATATTCCTTAGATAAAAAGGAACTTGCTCCTTCTGAAATGTAAGAAGCAATTTCTTTCATCTTTTCAATTTTAGCTTGTCCATTTTCAACCTTATCTAACTTATCATCTGATCCACCAATCTTTATTCTGGATATTGATATGCATTcaataattgaaaataacaGTCCTAGAGCTGGAGGACCAAATATTAGGCAATATAGCTCTTCTTCAAGGctcgaaaaaaatgaattattcattttggaaaaaagtaaatcattaaaaaaatggaaataaagtaaaaaaaattaacgaCAATTAtcgaatataataataaatcaaattcatgaaaattttaaaaacaattaaaaaatcagaatttcaaaaatataactataTGAGATGATAGAATTTTGTAACAAATAGTGTTAATTCTATTCAATTATATCTCAtagattatttttatatatgtattgtttaattataaaacgcaatatacataatattcttaatatacaaaaatatgtgcCTTTAGAATGGCATTTagatcaaataataatttacaaGTATGTTatcatgaaaatattttataaaatatcaaattaaaaaaaattatcaaaaattatattaacatttatttttaataaatttatataaacattatatattttttaaaaaaatttccaAAGGCTAAAAAGTCATCTCCTTTGGGGaacaatattaaaaatttataatttatagcagtaaaacaataatgttattattggtatttttccattttaattatttatttcttaaaaaaattaataattaaaaaaatctaccattttatcattgattagcttaaaatattaatatttaaaaaaaatattattatgtatagaaatttttatgaggaaaagtataaaatatacagttattaaaaaaattattttttatattaaaaaattgtttttcattttttaggtgggtatacaaaatatataataaatatatatttttttgtttagttttttaatgcatattattattggaACGAAAACTAAAAGAAGTCGAGCAATACgtgaaattatttttattaatattaatgttacaataaataataatatatatataatattatatatttttttttgtgtgtttttttatatcgaTACCACTGTTTACCCCTTAGGAATGCTAATATAAAAGCTTCACGTACTATTGCTATTTTtagtatattaaaagaaacgTTTACTTTGCTTGCTTTATTGCACAAAAgcttatacataaaaaaaaacaaataattttctttagtATTCGAAAATTTCATACTTTCTtacttaatatataataattaaatgtaCAACACATTAATAATGTTGttattgaaataaaaaatataatttcctttatgttttattcaatatattaaggcttagttatataaatattttatgaaaatgttataacattgtttattaaaatattgtagCAAATCGAAaactaaaatattattatacattattcttaataaatttataaggAAAAATGGTattcttttaattattaaatatatatctaatgataatgtttttttattttaaaaaagtaacacatatttttgaatataaaaaaattatcttattaaaatataataaaaggaaaataataatctacaaaataattataaacatttttattaattttctaACAAACATAAATTAGGCATagaatatgtatataatatttaccCATTTATGCAATctcacaaaaaataatggttaccctttttttataaaaaattgtaaatttCTTAGGTTTTTGACCAAATaacttaatttttaaatatatataattcaaaGGGTAGCAAAGACTCTTTACTATATGTACAATATAAGAAAACTTAAACTGTaggataaataaaaagatatGTAAATTAACAAACGAAAATACCAACTATTAAATGTGtagcattatatataagaaatatatgaaatgggaaaaaaaataaaataatatgtcatattaataaaaataaaaaaaatgtaaaattaataagcatttataaaaatacaatattaCACTTGTTCCTTGGTAATTTGTTTtactttaataaattttttttccacttTTCATGAATGACTTAAATTGTAATGgctgaaaaaatataaaaaaaaaaattttatattgcatatacatatgtaatacattttttaagtatttAGTATCTATGTTAAAAATGGGTATTTATGCATTTCACCAATTTGAATGATTTATGTATCCCGGCATATTGTATAAACACAAtcaaatattcatattcattggaaaaatattaattaacttcctattatatttttattatgattatttttgttgttttcttttttttctttattcttaaatgaaattatcaaaatattatattttaacaatatattttcatggTTTTCTTAATGCATTTTCAATATGCAACTATAAATCAATAAgatgtaataatatgaatattttatttaatcaTTTTTCTACAAAAATGCCAAAAGGCTTAGCTAAAGaccttaaaaataaacaagtatgttttcaaaaaaaaaaatccatgcttttttataaaaagttgTAATCATAGtcttctttaattttttgtttcataAAATTCTATACAggaaaaaacaattattgAATGTCTTCCCagttatttaaaaaaaaaggacaataatttgttaataaatcTACGTGTTAAACCGAATGCAAAAAACACGtctatatgtaataattatgtctttataaaatatatacacatataatgCCCATATgaatttcattatatttttattccacCTATTAATATTACTAATATGATTTCTTTTGGTATACTAATTTCAGATTTTAACGCGGATGCAGAAGttcttaatataaatatacaagaGCAACCTGTTAATAACCAATCCAATGTCGCCATTATAAGTTATTTTTCTGATATATGTAAGCATGAAATTGATGACAagctaaatattttatttacatcgGAACTATATCGATgctgtatattatatacatatttattatcttttcAGTAAATTTGAAGAAAAGAGATATATCCATTGTTGCAGGATTAAAGTCAAGGGACAAGGTAAAAGGAAAGCACATCATacataatgcatatatgtataactAATGGAAATATTGTTCATATTCAGACACGAATTTTCCTAtcacacattttttaattcccAGGTTTTAATGGTTTCAAATATTTCTGTAGAGGATTTAaccaataaaataaatcaaaacgtagaataatattttgtaatttttatttaaaactgaaaaaatatatttatataaaatggcgtattataattaataatttacttTTGATATTTTGCATATCGAACTAATTTACTATTTCATTTGAttgctttatttatttcgttattttttttacacataATATAATTCCCAATTTTGTACCATTCACTATGGTAAATTTGGACaagcattttttaataaaaacataaaactacaaattttaaaaaataataaattttaaatcataATTCCTTCTTTGGTGAACCAGCTTTTCACAACAATCTTGTGTAAAATAACACATATGTAGCTTCTCGCTTTATGTATGTAGAACAATTCGTGGTTTTATAATAAGCctggatatatattttacattaaaatattatagacATATAATGCTCAATGATACACATCTCAGCCATATGTTTAACCATTTGCAAACcatatttcataattatgataatattaaaagttgcatttttaaaataaagttaatgttttttttatttataactaATTTTATCacagtaaaaaaataaataagcattgttatttaaatgatgataaaaatataaaataaataagcatttgcatatttaaacgaaaataaatataaaaaatgaataagtatttgtatatttaaacgaaaagaaaaataataagtaaataatattgttattaaaaatacaaagaCTTGTGTATTCATACACACACATAAAAATAGGTTTATATAACTAATCTTCAAAAaactaaaatttttaagcagttttataaatttcttcttaatatatatattaacaatttgtataaatttcacatatataataattacaaagtttattaaatttcatattttcccattatttacaatttgATTTTGGGGGGATATTTCGttagtattattattatataacatttaagtaatataatttgaatGACATAATTCTTATGTTAAtgttttcatataaaaagggtgcatatacatatttattattttcgaGAATTCCTATTTTCCACACTTATTTAGCATTAactcttttttttgcaacTGACATAATTGATTCTTGACTTTTAAGtgtttcttctttttcaaGGATCTTTTTCTTTCCTTCATCGGTATTTGAGCCTTTATCTGTAATTTCTTGATATttaatcattattttaaattcttttttGCACAATGCGCATCCTACTATGGCTATTATACAAGCAGGTactaaatataacaaagcTGGTTGAGCatgttgaaaataaaagagcataaaatatgttaataataaaccTGCTTGATAAAATGCTGttattgtataaaaataatatttcttgAAAGGTTCATGAATAGATATATCATTAAACATTTTCTTAGTGTTTCctttatgtattttatttctatgtaaataataatcaaaacGTAAGCATAAAGCCATTAAAATTCCTGGAATAATTATATCTCCTAAACCAAGCATGCTATAATGTAATGGATCTAAAGACACGGGAAACAACAATTTTACAGGAGCTTCAAAtgactttaaaaaaaaaaagtaaaaaaatgtataggtgtgaatttaaaaactataaaatggatgcatgcatatatactttattttttttttcgtcgaattttctttattactTTTGCAACGGTAACCATAACGTCATTTCCAAAGAcccaaaatatatcatacaCGAATAATCCAGACtacaaaattgaaaaaaatatataaattatagtGAAAATAATCAGAAAATGACATACATAAATGATCaaaagtatattattaaaacaattttaaatcaagataaaaatatagcataaaataatcatatatatgttcttcattttttaaatgcgTACCAATAATATGAATCCAATTACGAAGTTGCTTAAAATGACCAATGATAATGCCTTTAAGAAAaaaggtaaaaaaaatatgaaaaataataaatggtaaagatatataaataagtagTATTTACTCACGCTTTGAGCATCAATACTACATAATGATTATTGTTCTTACTTGGAAGCAAAAGGAAATTGCTAATATATTGTGTGTAATAAAGTCTTTGTAAAATAACCATCGTGCACCAATTATGAAACAAACAATCAAACTCAAAATTTCTCCTTTGTTTGTATTAAATACAATTGGATCTGTAAAACAATAAGGATGAAAACAATATTAACAAGGGCTTGGATTGTAGTAGATAGGATAATGCAATGGCAATTATTAAGTGTGGGCTGGTCgaaaatcatatatatttttaataatatataccttTTGAAATAAACTTTGGAGCATTAATAGTTTTAACATattcatcttttttaaacaattttggaaaaaagggttcctaaaaaaaatgataatcaAAAGGGTTtcaatatttattcattaatatatagaaatgtgtatataattattacgTAAATATACACACGCTTTATTCACATATAACTGTCTATATaagtatttatttattccacaattatttcatttaattttataaaataaattaccAAAAGAGTCGAAAAAACACCTTGTAATGAAAATACTCCTGCCATTGTTAAATAAACGGTTAGCAacatatttacataatagGGATCTAAAAACTTGTAGGCAAAATATCTGTAAAACGAAAGAAAttgtttttgttatattttatttcaatatGTATTCATTACTTTGAGAagattttattaattagtTTCTTTTCACATTTCTTACAATGTTAATAATGCAGCTGATCCAATAATTGGAAACATTATTGCATCATATGTCGTTATATGGTCAGTCTTTTGACTTTTATCATCAGCctaaaataaatagaaGCATAAAATTGTGTATTAAAGCATTAATacattaaatttgtttgttttttttggcAAACGATCAAAAAAAGCGATGTGTATAATAATTCCTACCTCTAATTGTCTTATGCTTTCATGGCTTCCAATATATATCGTTATAAGTGTATATAAAGACATTTGGGCCACTAGAGGTATCACAATAAACCTcgacaaaattataattaaaactacagaaaaaaaaatataaaataatgttaaGAACACGAACATAATATACAACATTAATcaacaaattattttggatatatgtatatacaattttgaaCTGTTCAACCAATATGTCTATGAAtagttttttaaatacagCTAACATCTTAATGCATTTAAATTTGgtgataaaattattacacttaaaatataaaaaaaataaaataataataaatagctTATTGATgggaaaaatatagaatagTATTAATTACCTATAATTGCATAACAGGAGTAGTAAATTATTGAATTCCGCTTGTCAGgattcttcatttttttattttttccaattaACTTTAGTAAATTCATGTAGgcaacaaaattatataaatttatataatttaacaaataaattatatttttaggaGAATGTTTATAACCCTTAAGgttatttttaacttttttttttttttttttatttgtattccttctttatatttattttcttgtatattttttattttttatacgtATATTCCCTTCCGcacctttttttataataattcataGAATGCATATCACAAATGAATTgccaaattttttaataagaataatatatctagataaattattgaacaaaaaaaatatataacttatatattattataagaTTTATGCGGGATATTAGCGTATGTACGcatgattattatttattgtatctgtgttgttatatttgtgtattttatgcaaaaaaatgtatattataataaaataaataagtatattgatatataatattgttaatattcttgtaattaaaaaattaacaaaattttattatcgcAAAATGCCACCTTTAATATAAAGTATATactaaatatgttttaggATAATCTTGTTATGGTTATTATAAtggttattttatttataataaaatttttttaataattatatgcaatttattacaaatttaaattgaaatttagaaaattcTTAGAATTAGGgggaaataattaataattgtattttaatatattcgGTACctcttataatatatatgcatatttgaTATACACAATAAATGGgaatatatggaaaattaGCATAATATGTCATACACAAATGAATTACACACAtcttatattaaattaaataatattttccacttaatattttttttaatgtgtagcattaatattttttttaaacgaTATGAGCCACTATagacatatattatttttttacgtATGTTAAGTTTCATTCAACTTTACAgcatttttctaatttatttgtaatttATTCGTAtatcttatatttttatttcttattttttttgtcattttcttttattattctaaAATATCAACTCCTATTTGTTATTTGTGtataatattctttatGCAATTTGCAAAGACATAAGATATTTATCCttaaacacaaaaaaaatttcttaaaattattttttaatgtttgTTTGTCTGTTCATATAAAGACGCTaattaagaaaattatGCATAACTTACTATGCATTATTATAGATTTGTATCATTtgaaaaagataatattgtcaataataattattattcatttttttttaattcaaacAAAGagatatttaaataataaaggaaATTCAAtaatacacacatatatatgcatatagctaaaaaaaattacttattatttaattaaattatatactttGAAGTTTAACTTTTATGTTATATTGACTATACTCTTTTTAAGAAAAACcatgaaattattttattaattaaaaggttttttcatttgttttttttggtttttaccacatttatatagcatatatatgtctTTAATAATATCTTCTTATAGAATTCGTATGTATCTATAAAGATAAAAggtgttatttttttgttttcttatGTTCATAGCTTAACATTTAAGTGTTTAATAAAGTTATGCTATCAAATTTATAGTTACACCAACATACCTCGAATAAGtattaaacaaatatatctttatcaacaaaattggaaaaatgataaacGTATATAATGGTAATAAAACCCTGAAAGAGAAtgcaataaataaaaaaaatgcacatATAAGTTCTTATTCCTATCAAACCAtgattaataataataaaaatttaaaggCCAGAAAAAATAAGGATCTTGACATAGTACAAAAAGAAGATatagaaaagaaaaagtatGAAAGCcaatttttcaataatattaacaatgGAAATAGGAGTAATTATTACCACAGGAATTATCAAACTGtagatgaaataaattacaacaaaaataatatgcatcAAACAGCATATGACGAAATAATTTCAAAGGGTGTATATGAATGTCAAAAACATTTTGTGCAAACAGATAATAAGAATCATAATAGTTTTCAAacaaatgtatataatataaacgaAAAAGACAATCTTTCTAATAACATAGACAAAAGTCTTTACTACAGTAAATCAAAATGTGGGTCGGTAGATGAAGAGCCAATATCATGCGAGACAATAAAGAATGACGTAGACAATGATAATAGTAGTAACGATATTAAAAACTGTGTGAATCCGataattaaacaaaataatgatgcAATAAAATCATTTACAATGTCCGAAGAACaacataataaagaaaatagtAAACAAATTGGTGTACAAGTAGATTATGAAAAAGGTACGATTTACGATTCACAACAAAGTTTATTAGATAATGATCAAATGCAATATCATGGTGTTTCCCAAAAtactataaatattaattcagatcaaaatatttcagaaatattcaaaaattatatgtctGCAGGTGGGGACCATCGAATTcctattgaaaataataagtacAGTGGAGAATATAAAAGAGGCCAAGCTTTATATACGAATGTTAGGCACAACAAGGGTGAAGTATATACGCCCGATCAGAACATGACAAGtgaatacaaaaataataatccgATGTTCAATGTAAATACAAAGAATTCTGATTATTATCCTTATCAATGTAGTTCACGAGAAAATGGTATATTAAGTAGTACTTCAGaaattatgcataaatCATTTTCTCAAAATGAGTTGAATAACTTTAATAGGCATAGGGGATATTATTCAGATATTAAAAACCAAAATTTTTCAATGAAATgtggaaataaattaagtAACTTGTATTCATATGGGCAAAATagtatacataaaaatgacGAAATAAATTACTTATCTGAACAGGAGCAAACAGaggaaaatgatgatatgGGGGAAATGGGAAAAACCCGAATCCAATCTACTGAAGGCaatattgataatattcaaaatgtgagaagtatatataattcgcCAAATATTAATCTtgacaatttaaaaataaatagtatGCATAACAGGTTCTCACATTTAAATGATCACAATGCATATTTacctaataataatacaagaaaaataatagaacATAAAGAAGACGGGACTAACCATGGATTGATTACAGTTAAAGTTTTAgatcaaaattttaatgagAATTGTTCAAAggatgaaaaaatgaaatttatacaaaatttaaacTCCACAAATCGTCACACCTTAAATAAggatatttattattcccCAGATACTACTACTATTgctaaaaattatgatatcAATTATCAATATACTAAAATGATAAAGGAATACGATAACTCTTTAAACAGACATAGTATTATGCAGAATACAAATTTTGATGCTTTAAAGACAAATTCTGCATTGGCATTGAATTTTGAACAAAATccaaaaatagaaaatgtaGCACATGCAAAAGATATACACTTAAACATCCATGCTAACAGAATAAGTACAGATCCAGATGATGTTactaacaaatataaaggTGGAAAGGAGCACCtaagtaaatatatacaagaTCAATACAATTTggatgaaataaaagattGTCTTCCTGAACCTACATTATATACCGatcaaaattttgatgTACCTAATATTATTCAAGGATTGACaagagaaaataaaaatggagtTACAACAAATTGTAACCATGACACTATaattgaatataataataaatggaGAATAGTTAATGGAAAAAGATTTTCAATGAGCCCTAATGATCATATTAAATCCGTTGAAAATTCCGCAAAAAATTTCGAACAATATTtagataaaacaaataaggatacaataaaaatgctCAGAAACTGTAAATTTAATTCAATGACTGGAAAATTAACAATAAATCCAATTAAGGAAGaggataatataaaagacGTAAAAAATCAAACTTATGATTATTACGATATTAAGAATTCTTACCCGGCCTATTACAATATAAACGCAAAAAATGagaaggaaaaaaatgaacataaattaattaaaaagcaAAATATACCATTATGTGGagattatcatttaaaacacaaaattaaagaattcatatctcaaaaaataaaggatTGCATTAACTTCAATGTTCTTaattaatgaatataaacatGTTTATATCGTTTAcatccttttttataaacaaaatgcaTAACTATTGTGTGTATAacttaaattaaatattgttgtgtatatttatttattctttcCCTTATGCTCTATATTGAAGAACAGCGGTTTAGTTGCTTTTAACACAACTACCCATAGAGAGTTAATACACATATGCATGTGTGCATACATACTAAATTACTATAATTGTATacatattgttttttttctcatattaattgaaataaataaaaccgAACAATAgaaattatgataaatgaaaaattatattgacCATTTAAAAGTTTAGGAATATCTTGATTATGCTTATTGGCATATATGTGACACACTATTAAATAGAGAAAAGACGTTAcaagtttttatttttagcgTAATTTACATATGATAcggtttatatatataaatgttcGCACTCATTAATTTTCGTCAATTTATCACTTATGAATTAGTAAAGGAAAATGGGCATGTAtgcatacaaaaaaaagagaaataaACAAGTACTTGTCGCTTTTCTAAATCATACCAAAATggtaaatatgtattatatgcattacataggtatatttatatccgtgatatatgtttttactGTTTTgggtttatttttaatcttATGATGCATATTTCTCGATGAGATTTTTCAAAGCGGCCTCATTAGCCCCCATCAATGTATCTACAGCAACGCCATTTTTGTAAACTTTAAAGGTTGGCATCGaagttatattttctttttctgtAACTTCAGAGGCTTCATCCACATttacttttataaaaacgatttttgtgtatttttttgatgatTCTTCATAAAATGGAGCTATTCTTTTGCAAGGTCCACACCAATCGGCAAAGAAGTCGGCAATAACTATTTCGTTTTGAGAAATTGCAGATTCGAATTCTaatggaataaaaaattaattaatatatatccgTGTATGTACTTTGTTGAGAAAATGTAGTTACACATAATCCa
This region of Plasmodium chabaudi chabaudi strain AS genome assembly, chromosome: 13 genomic DNA includes:
- a CDS encoding signal peptide peptidase, putative codes for the protein MNLLKLIGKNKKMKNPDKRNSIIYYSCYAIIVLIIILSRFIVIPLVAQMSLYTLITIYIGSHESIRQLEADDKSQKTDHITTYDAIMFPIIGSAALLTLYFAYKFLDPYYVNMLLTVYLTMAGVFSLQGVFSTLLEPFFPKLFKKDEYVKTINAPKFISKDPIVFNTNKGEILSLIVCFIIGARWLFYKDFITHNILAISFCFQALSLVILSNFVIGFILLSGLFVYDIFWVFGNDVMVTVAKSFEAPVKLLFPVSLDPLHYSMLGLGDIIIPGILMALCLRFDYYLHRNKIHKGNTKKMFNDISIHEPFKKYYFYTITAFYQAGLLLTYFMLFYFQHAQPALLYLVPACIIAIVGCALCKKEFKIMIKYQEITDKGSNTDEGKKKILEKEETLKSQESIMSVAKKRVNAK
- a CDS encoding thioredoxin 1, putative — encoded protein: MVKIVNSLAEFESAISQNEIVIADFFADWCGPCKRIAPFYEESSKKYTKIVFIKVNVDEASEVTEKENITSMPTFKVYKNGVAVDTLMGANEAALKNLIEKYAS
- a CDS encoding V-type H(+)-translocating pyrophosphatase, putative, translated to MNNSFFSSLEEELYCLIFGPPALGLLFSIIECISISRIKIGGSDDKLDKVENGQAKIEKMKEIASYISEGASSFLSKEYQYLIVFMMLFSGLLYWFINYYTAISFAVGCITSIICGYIGMKIAVYANVRTASETWESLDRGFKVTLHAGTVMGFSLVSLSIISLGGLIFAYKTYFQFADETALYKAIAGFGLGGSSIALFSRVGGGIYTKAADVGADLSGKNEYGIPEDDIRNPACIADNVGDNVGDMAGMGADLFGSLAESLCASLVIGSSVLALPENSGRFNKNFCVMFPLFFSSASIISSMVTFFLVTSFVRVTGKRGVERTLKYLLFISTILQSVTTAAVGHYYLPPVLKYDILKDIPNWKIIVPAIVGLWSGLIIGLTTEFYTSYSFKPVQEIANTQKISAATGIIYGLSLGYKSTFIPIICLSGALGVSYIFCEVYGVALAAVGMLSTLCICLTIDAYGPISDNAGGIAEMAGLPSEVREKTDILDAAGNTTAAIGKGFAIGSAALVAFALFGAYASSAKVRHVNILNPWVIIGLLIGSMLPYLFSALTMKSVAIAANSVLNECLEQFPLILANKQKPDYDKCIKISTDASLRQMILPGLISVTFPLIIGMLMGKYATAGLLIGIILSGIQLAFSSTNSGGAWDNAKKYIESGALGSDHCKGSNAHKNSVIGDTVGDPLKDTSGPSINILIKLSAITSLVFAGLISNQFTSKAGGPIWL